A segment of the Halalkalicoccus subterraneus genome:
CCTCACCAACGCGATTCCGGGTGATCCCGTCAGCATCATGCTCGGGCCAACCCCGAGCGCCGAGATGGTCGAGCAGATACAGGCTCGCTACGGACTGAACCAACCGCTGCACGAACGGTATTTCAACTACTTGGCCGGCGTCGCACAGGGCGATCTGGGCCACAGCATCTACTACGACGTGCCTGTCCTGACGAAGATCATCGAGCGCCTACCGGTGACGGCGTATCTCGTCTTCTCGTCGTTCGGGTTCGCGCTGCTGACGGCGATCCCGCTCGGCGTGATCTCCGCGGAGCGGCGCAACGAGCCGGTCGATCACGTCTCGCGGATCATCGCGCTGATCGGCGTCTCGACGCCCTCCTTCTGGATCGGGCTGTTGCTGATCATCGTCTTCTCGTTTCAGTTGGGGCTGTTGCCCGCGACGGGGCTGTTCCTCCCGTGGGCCGACCCCGCGAACGTCCGGGGGGCAGTTACCCAACTCGACGTCGTTCTCGAGTCGTTCAAGCGACTGGTGATGCCGATGGTCGCGCTCGGAACGCTACAGATGGCCTCGATCACCCGCATCGAGCGCTCCTCGATGGTCGACTCGCTGCAGAACGAGTACGTCAAACTCGCGCGCGCCTACGGCGTCGACGAGCGCGGTGTGGTCTGGAAACACGCGTTCAAGCCGGCCCAGCTTCCGGTCATTACCATCGTCGGGCTCGGGCTCAGCACGGCGCTGGGCGGGGCGGTGCTCATCGAGACCGTCTTCGAGATCAACGGAATGGGGCGACTCATCATTCAGGCGATCAACAACCAAGACTACCCGCTGATAATGGGCACGACGTTCATGCTCGGGGCGCTGTATCTGGTCGGCGTCATCATCACGGACATCTCGTATGCGTACATCGACCCGCGGGTCAGCTACGGTGAGAAATAATGGCAGTACACGAATCACAGGGGGAAGAGGAGTTCGCCGACGAACCCACGGAGGGTGGCGTGGACGAAGTCGAAGCCCGCGTCGGCCTGTCGTACACGCTCAAGCAGGTCAAACGCGACTCGACGGCCCGGTTCGGCTTTTACCTCATCGCGTTCATCACGGCGATCGCGGTCTTCGCAAGCATCGATTACTACCTGCTCGACTACAGGATGGCGGAGGCCATCCCGTTCCTCCATCACCCCGAGCGAGATCCCATGGAAATCAACACGCTGTTGCCGCCGGTCGGAATGGAAAACGGGCTCGGCTCGGGAACGTGGGAGTACCCACTGGGAACCGACCACCGCGGTCGGGACATCTTCACGCGGATGATCTACGGCACGCGCATCGCGATGACCGTTGGCCTGTCGGCGACGGCGATCGGCCTCGTCGGGGGCACCCTCGTCGGGGCGGTCTCGGGCTACTACGGGGGCTGGATCGACGACGTCCTCCAGCGGATAGCCGACACCATCTACGCCATCCCGTTTCTGGTGCTGGTCATCGCGTTCATGTCGGCGT
Coding sequences within it:
- a CDS encoding ABC transporter permease; protein product: MGLLRYTAWRCLQAIPVLVGILTITFFLTNAIPGDPVSIMLGPTPSAEMVEQIQARYGLNQPLHERYFNYLAGVAQGDLGHSIYYDVPVLTKIIERLPVTAYLVFSSFGFALLTAIPLGVISAERRNEPVDHVSRIIALIGVSTPSFWIGLLLIIVFSFQLGLLPATGLFLPWADPANVRGAVTQLDVVLESFKRLVMPMVALGTLQMASITRIERSSMVDSLQNEYVKLARAYGVDERGVVWKHAFKPAQLPVITIVGLGLSTALGGAVLIETVFEINGMGRLIIQAINNQDYPLIMGTTFMLGALYLVGVIITDISYAYIDPRVSYGEK
- a CDS encoding ABC transporter permease — its product is MAVHESQGEEEFADEPTEGGVDEVEARVGLSYTLKQVKRDSTARFGFYLIAFITAIAVFASIDYYLLDYRMAEAIPFLHHPERDPMEINTLLPPVGMENGLGSGTWEYPLGTDHRGRDIFTRMIYGTRIAMTVGLSATAIGLVGGTLVGAVSGYYGGWIDDVLQRIADTIYAIPFLVLVIAFMSAFGRDISYAMIGVGIASIPVFNRLIRSRVVSIREEEYIEAAKAAGVKDRNIILKHVIPNSFAPVLVQATLQVGVSILIVAGLSFLGFGAQPPTPSWGQMLAASRNYMLPAPTFSIWPGIAILVTVVAFNLLGDGLQDALDPRINN